catgtgtgacatgtcatgattcccttttattccagaagtttggtccttaaggggttaaaagcttatGATTCAGTACTGCGTGGCGCTTTGGATGCACCTGCAAGAAGCCCCAGATCTTCCTGACTGTTGTATGGATTGGTTTCTAAGAATTTTTAAATAGAAACTTTGTGCATTTACAAAACACAAAAGTGAAAAAATCTAAATGTACCATCATTTCTcgtattatatttgtatgttttcCAAGTCATGCACACTCATGTAAAGTATTGTACTGTGTTCATTTGCCCAAACATGCTTTGATTTCTGGTTTTCATGGTTTGATATGACATTGTATTGCAGAGCTGGTGATCCCAGGAACTGCCAATGTGTTCTATGCCATGAGCTCAGCCAGCCTAGATTTCTTGCTCCGTCCTTACCATGCCAACCAACCAGCACTGTCTCCAGGTCCTCTGTCTGCCACCCGCATGCAGATCAGTGCCACTTTTCCCAAAATGAAGGCAAAGGCAGGAGACCTGGCAAGAGCACTCTTCTGAGTTAcattttcatcttttctacatgTGATGCCTGGAAGGATATATGCTTCCTGGGAATAGTGGCCGTGGACAATGGCATTCAATGTTCCTGAAGACATTACATTATGAAGGGTATCAGTTCCTCAGGTTGGATTTTCTAATCTGCAATCATTGTGACACAAGTTGATACGGAAAGTTACATGGAGGGGAAATATGCCTTGAGCTTCGGAACAAAACCCGATCGTTCTGATCCTAGACAAGCATGCACAAGGTCAAAGATACACAGTCGACTTGAACAGACATTGGTGCTAGTGCATTTAAAAAGGAACTATTGTTTTCCAACCCAGGACGGGACTGGATGTTGCTGCTGCTTTCTATACACTATCAATAAAACACTATATATTGTATGTAATTAAGcggaatataaaatgtatttttaattttgtgcATAATAAACATGAATGAGTaaatatgcacaaatatatgGCAATTTGCTCTTTTTTTTACATCTATTCTTAGTATTGTAGCGTTTAAACTGATTTTGAAAGCAGTTTCCTTTTTATTCTAAAACTGATCAGGACTGGGGAACAGAGTTGCCAAATTAACCATGTGACAAAGCAGACTCGTGAAGGTTAAGGAGGCATTGTAGGAACTAGGGGCAGAATAAAAGGCACGTTCAGAGCATTGTAGAGGAGTGACACAGATCCAAAGACCTAGAAATAGTATTAAGGAGATAGCAGAGGAGGTTGAGCCAAGGCCAACTAGGTATAGCAAGATAAGAGATGCTCAATTGACACACATCGCTTACTGGAACACTAACCAATTAAACTAATAGCAAACATTACATGTTCACCATCGTAAAAGCTTGATTGACATGCGTACAAATCACCAGCAAATGTTGACAAATACAAATAATCTGTATATATGAGAGCACACGTATTTTGCTGTATGCAAGTGTATTGTCCATCTGCCAAGTAGATATTCACACGGCATAGGCTCCATGAAGTAACACAAGTACAAGTACAAGTAAACAACTGGATGTAGACACAAAGCTGGAGTGGCCATTTTATTGGGTTTTTCCATTCTGGTACATTTATCTACAATAACTGCACCCAGTCTCTGCCCTGACAATGGGGCAAAATGGCTCCCAGTTGGTTTTATAAAGGACAGGTCCAGTGCTCCTTGATGAAGATAATTAAAGTTTAATAGCAAGGCCTGTCTCCTCCAGGACACAATAGGTCTGACAGAAAGTGGGGCTTGGTTAATTGTGGTTCCTCAAGCTTTTACAGGGGCCTTGCCTTGCGCTCGTTGGTATTCCTGCTGAAGCTTAGTAAGAGTAGCTCTGTGCTGCTCTGAGCGCTGCTCCATGTCCTTCATTAGAGTCTCGTGTCTCTTTCTAGAACAGAGGAAGAGATGAACAGTTATTAAGTTCTCATCAAAGAcctactgtacacacacacacaccactgaggGAGAGAGCAGCCACACATATCTACGCcgtaatatacacatatattacacACATTTCGTAGATATGCTGTAgatagacagggttattcactagagtagAGTGGTAGGGGAAAGTTAATTTCATATTTTTagctaaaatagctgaactggagaaTTCTCACAATTGTgtcctaaaatttgaaatccatCTTGAATTCCAAACAACTCACACCTTAGTGAATATGTTTGATATATTTAACTGTGGCCACACACACACCTTACATATTCCCCAACttcatatactctttacactcCTAAGTTTATACAAATGTACTCACATCTCTCCATTTATATACTGCAGTCTCTTAGTCACAGTGGATTTTGCTTCTTCCCGATCCTGCTTAACCAATACTGGTCCAATAAGTTTATAGATGGTATTACTGTCATCCAACAGAGCCAGCTCCTATAGGGATAAACAAGTTATCTGTGTTTATTAATGTGTATTTAAAGCTGATTTCTACATTACTGCATTACCAATGTAAATACACAATACTTTAAACATAGGTCCCTTGCTAAAGCAAAAAAGAGAGAGCAGCAGTCTGCATAACAATTCTGTAGAAAGGCACTTATGTTTCTTATATAGGAACGTTTCTATACTACAACAATGACTTTGTATTGTAATCAAGTCACACTTGGTTCATTGAAACTTTGCCAGGTCCACTTGTTGAAAGCTTGGCTAAATCATATCTCCACTGACGCTAAATGAATGGATCTCTTCCATTAAAGAAATAAATAGAATTTTACTCCCCTTTTATCCAGTGTTCTGTCTGACAGCTGCTCATCCTCTTCTAAGGTCACCCATCTAGGTGGTTTCTGGTCCAATACTATGCTTCTCGTAGATAAACAAGGGGGAGTAACCAGGCATGTGCAGCATTTACCCATCCCCATTGTAAGGAGTTAAATGGTTTGGCTTCTTACTAAAGGCCTGCCAGGCGtcgctccctgcctccactactaatacatgacagatgaagttcctaagcaggagcttccgTTAACTATCTTATCATCTAATGCTGATCACTGTCAACAGCCTTTTAACAGGttcataaaatgagtaccattgagTTGAGTAATGGTTACATCTATAACAAGAACAGACTCTAAAATGCTTGCTTATTATTAATACTAAGGTGGGCAGGCCCAGCGGGGGCTAAACTTGAAACTGTGAAACCACAACTGTGCCGCATTAGGATTATAAaatctacttaaaggaccactctaggcacccagaccacttcagcttaatgaggtggtctgggtgccaggtccctctaggattaaccctttttttttttataaacatagcagtttcagagaaactgctatgtttatactgagggttaatccagcctcctaaacctctagtggctgtctcactgacagccgctagaggcgcttgcgtgcttctcactgtgaaaatcacagtgagagcacgcaagcgtccataggaaagcattgtaaatgctttcctatgcgaccggctgaatgcgagcgcggctcctgccgcgcatgcgcattcagccgatgaagaaggagaggaggaggaaagctccccacccggcgctggagaaagaggtaagtttaaccccttcctccccccaaagcccggcgggagtgggtccctgagggtggaggcaccctcagggc
This DNA window, taken from Pelobates fuscus isolate aPelFus1 chromosome 9, aPelFus1.pri, whole genome shotgun sequence, encodes the following:
- the PFDN6 gene encoding prefoldin subunit 6, with protein sequence MAEQLQEKLQAEVTKYQQLQKDISSSMATRQKLEAQLTENNIVNEELALLDDSNTIYKLIGPVLVKQDREEAKSTVTKRLQYINGEIKRHETLMKDMEQRSEQHRATLTKLQQEYQRAQGKAPVKA